The Streptomyces sp. NBC_01268 genome window below encodes:
- a CDS encoding DUF6333 family protein → MTQDGFDGEGEDGVDGIWTYPAEQELARYGEFRITVVEPPFPVGMDGLPAHDPERARELAVGLGTVDGVVAEVDRIEAVRRMPFATRADLDLVGIGHWGGLIEINDPALAFTGGDFPLAKVAEELSRRHPGAAVIGSTTVDHHATHHTHVIHHPDGTRLFASGWAGEGDWDLSGAPRDIAVAFGIGAAELAERAVELDAEPGDLSWEGLTRAVLRSVGPLPRSGRTLSVFRVRRDERTAGDLEETWID, encoded by the coding sequence ATGACACAGGACGGCTTCGACGGCGAGGGCGAGGACGGCGTCGACGGCATCTGGACGTACCCCGCGGAGCAGGAGCTCGCGCGGTACGGGGAGTTCCGGATCACGGTCGTCGAGCCGCCGTTCCCGGTGGGTATGGACGGACTGCCGGCCCATGACCCGGAGCGGGCGCGGGAGTTGGCCGTGGGGCTCGGGACGGTGGACGGCGTGGTCGCCGAGGTGGACCGGATCGAGGCCGTGCGGCGGATGCCGTTCGCCACCCGGGCCGATCTGGACCTGGTCGGGATCGGGCACTGGGGCGGGCTGATCGAGATCAACGATCCGGCCCTGGCCTTCACGGGCGGGGACTTCCCTCTCGCGAAGGTCGCGGAGGAGCTTTCCCGGCGCCATCCCGGGGCCGCTGTCATCGGCTCGACGACCGTCGACCACCACGCGACCCACCACACCCATGTGATCCACCACCCGGACGGGACCCGGCTGTTCGCCTCGGGCTGGGCCGGTGAGGGCGACTGGGACCTGTCGGGCGCACCGCGCGACATCGCCGTCGCGTTCGGCATCGGCGCCGCCGAACTGGCAGAGCGGGCCGTCGAACTGGACGCCGAGCCGGGCGATCTGTCCTGGGAGGGCCTGACCAGGGCGGTGCTGCGCAGCGTCGGCCCGCTGCCCCGGAGCGGCCGTACGCTCTCGGTGTTCCGGGTGCGGCGCGACGAGCGGACCGCGGGCGACCTCGAAGAGACCTGGATCGACTGA
- a CDS encoding DUF6479 family protein has protein sequence MHTHTLVEPVLAAGVWQSGLAQVLGGLLVVAVLIGAFALGIRVRNRELPPPEPESQPHRPATDQPPGEVTEYRKPSEMPQTDGEHRLLPYNLTSAGEADREPQSEERRKWRGISSGGFGSGGTGHGD, from the coding sequence ATGCACACGCACACGCTGGTGGAGCCGGTCCTCGCGGCCGGTGTCTGGCAGTCCGGTCTGGCCCAGGTGCTCGGCGGACTGCTGGTGGTCGCGGTCCTGATCGGCGCCTTCGCGCTGGGGATCCGCGTCAGGAATCGCGAACTCCCCCCGCCGGAACCGGAGTCGCAGCCCCACAGGCCCGCCACGGACCAGCCGCCCGGCGAGGTGACCGAGTACCGGAAGCCCTCCGAGATGCCGCAGACGGACGGCGAGCACCGGCTCCTGCCGTACAACCTGACGAGTGCAGGCGAGGCCGACCGCGAACCGCAGAGCGAGGAGCGCCGCAAGTGGCGCGGCATCTCCAGCGGCGGCTTCGGCAGCGGCGGAACGGGCCACGGCGACTGA
- a CDS encoding DUF6480 family protein, producing MADRLVPPQETPPVEGSTSSAHPERPDGGIWDHPMMWLALIALGAVLVALFFAFRIAGF from the coding sequence ATGGCCGACAGACTCGTTCCGCCCCAGGAGACACCGCCCGTCGAGGGCTCCACCTCGTCCGCGCACCCGGAACGGCCGGACGGCGGCATCTGGGACCACCCCATGATGTGGCTCGCCCTCATCGCCCTCGGTGCCGTCCTGGTCGCCCTCTTCTTCGCCTTCCGCATCGCGGGTTTCTGA
- a CDS encoding VanZ family protein: MRRIAHDRIAPKATRKSGPSATRKSGPEEEPVVQGSAARGSVRTGPGRAVRVLVALVALAGMVAFAAVLARLTLGESAASVPLVHNNLTPGRSIEAYLRQPAFVETVKQLGGNVLLGMPFGVLLPLLSRRTRGFVRVALVTVCTMLLVELVQGALVTGRAFDIDDVLLNTAGALLAYLLVGRRLGRAVHPRVRRRWWQRRVPDTYARP, encoded by the coding sequence ATGCGCAGGATCGCCCACGACAGGATCGCCCCCAAGGCGACGCGCAAGAGCGGCCCCAGCGCGACGCGCAAGAGCGGCCCCGAGGAGGAGCCGGTCGTCCAGGGCTCCGCGGCTCGTGGGTCGGTCCGCACCGGCCCCGGCCGCGCGGTCCGGGTGCTGGTCGCCCTCGTCGCCCTCGCGGGCATGGTCGCCTTCGCCGCGGTGCTGGCGAGGCTCACCCTGGGGGAGTCGGCCGCCTCCGTCCCTCTCGTCCACAACAACCTGACCCCGGGCCGGTCCATCGAGGCGTACCTCCGGCAGCCGGCCTTCGTCGAGACCGTCAAGCAGCTCGGCGGCAACGTGCTCCTCGGCATGCCGTTCGGTGTGCTCCTGCCGCTGCTGTCCCGTAGGACCCGAGGCTTCGTCCGGGTGGCGCTGGTCACCGTCTGCACCATGCTGCTCGTGGAGCTGGTCCAGGGCGCCCTCGTCACGGGACGCGCTTTCGACATCGACGACGTCCTGCTCAACACCGCGGGCGCGCTCCTCGCCTACCTCCTCGTCGGCCGCCGCCTCGGCAGGGCCGTCCACCCGCGTGTCCGCCGCCGGTGGTGGCAGCGCCGGGTGCCGGACACGTACGCCCGTCCCTGA
- a CDS encoding DUF4230 domain-containing protein translates to MGEDTANRRSSRGTRPAGSARRRWPLAAVVLVVLAVALMLVGQILRLPGLDVFGTDMKDRSGPAVLKSVQDMHRYEGAAGTYQVVVDLEQDARFLPAAIRGTRTLYVATGGVTAYVELGGVGKDAVTVDAQRTTATLRLPHARLGSPALDPERSYAVSKQRGLLDRLGDLFSDNPASERAVNVLAARRIGDAARQSDLTSRAERNTTSMLQGLLRALGFERVTVTYT, encoded by the coding sequence ATGGGAGAAGACACCGCGAACAGACGCTCGTCCCGCGGGACCCGACCGGCGGGGTCGGCCCGCCGGCGGTGGCCGCTCGCCGCCGTCGTCCTGGTCGTACTCGCCGTCGCCCTGATGTTGGTGGGGCAGATCCTGCGGCTGCCGGGACTGGACGTGTTCGGCACCGACATGAAGGACCGCTCCGGCCCCGCGGTCCTGAAGTCCGTCCAGGACATGCACCGTTACGAAGGGGCGGCCGGGACCTACCAGGTCGTGGTCGACCTGGAACAGGACGCCCGATTCCTGCCGGCCGCCATCCGGGGCACCCGCACGCTGTACGTGGCGACCGGCGGCGTCACCGCCTACGTGGAGCTGGGCGGAGTCGGCAAGGACGCCGTCACCGTCGACGCGCAGCGCACCACGGCGACCCTGCGCCTGCCCCACGCCCGACTGGGCTCCCCCGCGCTCGACCCCGAGCGGTCCTACGCCGTGTCCAAGCAGCGCGGCCTGCTGGACCGGCTGGGCGACCTGTTCTCCGACAACCCGGCGAGCGAGCGGGCGGTCAACGTCCTCGCCGCCCGGCGCATCGGCGACGCCGCCCGCCAGTCGGACCTGACCTCACGAGCGGAACGCAACACGACCTCCATGCTCCAGGGCCTGCTCCGCGCGCTGGGCTTCGAGCGAGTGACGGTCACCTACACCTGA